In Actinomycetota bacterium, one DNA window encodes the following:
- a CDS encoding acyl-CoA dehydrogenase family protein, which produces MPHFGLTEEQVEFRKWLHEFAEKEIRPVAAQYDESEEFPWPVVKKAAEIGLYSIDFWMQTASDETGISMPLALEEIAWGCAGIGLGIFGSGLPLAALAGSATPEQLTTWAPQMFGTPEDPKLGAFAVTEPQAGSDVSQLRTTAKRERDGWLLNGTKVFITNGGIANVHVVVATVDPSLGHRGQATFIVGPGTPGLKQGKKEKKLGIRASHTAEVLLEDCWVPGENLLGGEEKLNAKLERAKSGQAARESGALKTFEATRPSVGAQAVGIAEAAWTFARDYAKERTTFGRPIIEHQGVAFQLADMAME; this is translated from the coding sequence ATGCCTCACTTCGGTCTAACCGAGGAGCAGGTCGAGTTCCGGAAGTGGCTCCACGAGTTCGCCGAGAAAGAGATCCGTCCCGTCGCCGCGCAGTACGACGAGAGCGAAGAGTTCCCGTGGCCGGTCGTGAAGAAGGCGGCCGAGATCGGCTTGTACTCGATCGACTTCTGGATGCAGACCGCGTCCGACGAGACCGGCATCTCGATGCCGCTCGCGCTCGAGGAGATCGCGTGGGGCTGCGCGGGCATCGGGCTCGGGATCTTCGGATCCGGGCTCCCGCTCGCTGCGCTCGCCGGCAGCGCCACCCCCGAGCAGCTCACCACCTGGGCGCCGCAGATGTTCGGCACGCCGGAGGATCCCAAGCTCGGCGCGTTCGCCGTCACCGAGCCGCAAGCCGGCTCGGACGTCTCGCAGCTGCGCACGACGGCCAAGCGTGAGCGCGACGGGTGGCTGCTCAACGGCACCAAGGTTTTCATCACCAACGGCGGCATCGCCAACGTGCATGTGGTCGTAGCGACGGTGGACCCGAGCCTCGGCCATCGCGGGCAAGCGACGTTCATCGTCGGACCGGGCACACCGGGCCTCAAGCAGGGGAAGAAGGAGAAGAAGCTCGGCATCCGCGCCTCGCACACGGCCGAGGTCCTCCTCGAGGACTGCTGGGTCCCCGGAGAGAACCTCCTCGGCGGCGAGGAGAAGCTGAACGCGAAGCTCGAGCGCGCGAAGTCGGGCCAGGCCGCCCGTGAGTCGGGCGCGTTGAAGACCTTCGAGGCCACGCGCCCGTCGGTCGGCGCGCAGGCCGTAGGGATCGCGGAGGCCGCGTGGACGTTCGCGCGCGACTACGCGAAGGAGCGCACGACGTTCGGTCGTCCGATCATCGAGCACCAGGGCGTCGCGTTCCAGCTCGCCGACATGGCGATGGAGA
- a CDS encoding type IV toxin-antitoxin system AbiEi family antitoxin domain-containing protein codes for MAYRNGTSATHEAFDVRLARFAARRYGVFTFEEAIRLGATQRVIARRLAAGRWTRFHRGVYSLSGVPGSWRQSLLVACLAAGAGAGSSHRAAAPLWRLAGFESGPLEITVPRGRRPRLSHVRVHHLALPAVDLTVVDAIPVTTPVRTLLDLAAVLPTDGVEEALDDALRRGLVTVRRLRWRLEELGRRPGVTTMRRLIETRSHPAETPESILETRFLRLLRRRGLPEPIAQYRIRDGGRLVAIVDFAYPERMLAVEVDGYRWHSSRIRWQDDLRRRSELARLGWRVIHVTADDLKHRPEQTVALIARALTPQGRRGDAP; via the coding sequence GTGGCATACCGAAACGGTACGTCCGCGACACACGAAGCTTTCGACGTTCGCCTCGCGCGGTTCGCGGCCCGCCGTTACGGCGTCTTCACGTTCGAAGAGGCGATCCGGCTCGGCGCGACTCAGCGAGTGATCGCGCGCCGGCTCGCGGCGGGAAGATGGACGCGGTTCCATCGTGGCGTCTATTCGTTGAGCGGAGTGCCCGGCTCGTGGCGTCAGAGCTTGCTCGTCGCCTGTCTCGCTGCCGGTGCAGGCGCAGGGTCCTCGCATCGCGCCGCGGCGCCGCTGTGGCGGCTGGCGGGATTCGAGTCGGGCCCGCTCGAGATAACGGTTCCGCGGGGGCGCCGTCCGCGTCTCTCCCATGTGCGAGTTCACCATCTAGCGTTGCCGGCCGTGGACCTGACTGTCGTCGATGCGATCCCGGTGACGACTCCGGTGCGTACGCTCCTTGATCTCGCAGCCGTCCTGCCCACGGACGGGGTCGAGGAGGCGCTGGACGACGCGCTCCGGCGAGGCTTGGTCACAGTGCGGCGGCTCCGATGGCGGCTCGAGGAGCTCGGTCGGCGGCCAGGCGTGACGACGATGCGGCGGCTCATCGAAACCCGGTCGCATCCCGCCGAAACCCCGGAGAGCATCCTCGAGACGAGGTTCCTTCGACTTCTCAGGCGCCGCGGCCTCCCCGAACCGATCGCCCAGTACCGGATCCGCGATGGCGGGCGGCTCGTCGCGATCGTCGACTTCGCCTACCCGGAGCGGATGCTCGCCGTCGAGGTCGACGGCTATCGCTGGCACTCGAGCCGCATCCGCTGGCAAGACGACCTCCGGCGGCGCAGCGAGCTGGCCCGGCTCGGCTGGCGCGTGATCCACGTCACGGCCGACGACCTAAAGCACCGGCCGGAACAGACCGTCGCGCTCATCGCGCGAGCCCTTACGCCGCAGGGTCGCCGAGGTGATGCACCTTGA
- a CDS encoding peptidylprolyl isomerase gives MSKRSYEKRIKAKRDAAKAARKRAERMRKIRIWVSSLTAIGLALVLFFVLRGDGTKPAASPTASPTASPSTVAAPCPGPTPPAPKPLTYESPPESTIDNEKVYVATFETSCGTFKIQMDPKTAPKTVNNFVFLARQGYYDGTFFHRVQNEADFAIVQGGDPKGDGSGGPGYSYDGETPAPGAQYLRGTIAMANSGDPSSNGSQFFVVVKDWAGLPPDYTIFGNVIDEAVSFAALDKMITAQGTPIQGGLGTTPVPPIYITKVTIEELART, from the coding sequence GTGAGCAAACGCTCGTACGAAAAGCGGATCAAGGCCAAGCGCGACGCCGCGAAGGCGGCGCGCAAGCGCGCGGAGCGGATGCGCAAGATCCGCATCTGGGTCTCGTCTCTCACCGCCATCGGGCTGGCGCTGGTGCTGTTCTTCGTGTTGCGGGGCGATGGGACCAAGCCGGCGGCATCGCCCACCGCCTCCCCCACCGCTTCTCCGTCCACCGTCGCCGCGCCGTGTCCCGGGCCGACGCCACCGGCTCCGAAGCCTCTCACGTACGAGTCGCCGCCGGAATCGACCATCGACAACGAGAAGGTTTACGTGGCGACGTTCGAGACATCGTGCGGGACCTTCAAGATCCAGATGGACCCGAAGACCGCGCCGAAGACGGTCAACAACTTCGTGTTCCTGGCGCGGCAGGGCTACTACGACGGAACGTTCTTCCACCGTGTGCAGAACGAGGCCGACTTCGCGATCGTGCAGGGCGGTGACCCCAAGGGCGACGGGTCCGGCGGTCCCGGATACTCCTACGACGGCGAGACGCCGGCGCCGGGCGCCCAGTACCTGCGAGGCACGATCGCGATGGCGAACTCCGGTGACCCGTCGAGCAACGGAAGCCAGTTCTTCGTCGTGGTGAAGGACTGGGCCGGCCTGCCGCCCGATTACACGATCTTCGGCAACGTGATCGACGAAGCGGTTTCGTTCGCCGCGCTCGACAAGATGATCACTGCGCAGGGGACCCCGATCCAGGGCGGCTTGGGAACGACGCCGGTCCCGCCGATCTACATCACGAAGGTAACGATCGAAGAGCTTGCCCGTACCTAA
- a CDS encoding TetR/AcrR family transcriptional regulator, with product MGHQRGSDLPTKRLTAEARRAQLLLVAREVFAEDGFHGAAMEQIAVRAGVTKPVLYQHFESKKELYLGLLDEDMARLMTEIRLAIEGAKSNRERIARATGAYFSFIDTNEGSFRLLFRETMGADPDFRSSIERFRDELASRIAAVIQAEAGLPTSEAELLARGVMGIAESSAQWWLEHRAVPRERVVADLSELAWRGLAGLPRRGVE from the coding sequence GTGGGGCATCAGAGGGGAAGCGACCTGCCGACCAAACGCCTGACCGCCGAGGCCCGCCGGGCCCAGCTCCTGCTGGTCGCCCGGGAGGTCTTCGCCGAGGACGGCTTCCACGGCGCAGCGATGGAGCAGATCGCGGTCCGGGCGGGGGTGACCAAGCCGGTCCTCTATCAGCACTTCGAGAGCAAGAAGGAACTGTATCTCGGTCTGCTGGACGAGGACATGGCGCGATTGATGACCGAGATCCGGCTCGCGATCGAAGGGGCCAAGTCCAACCGAGAGCGGATCGCGCGCGCGACGGGCGCCTACTTCAGCTTCATCGACACCAATGAGGGGTCGTTCCGGCTGCTCTTCCGCGAGACGATGGGCGCCGACCCCGATTTCCGGTCCTCGATCGAGCGCTTCCGCGACGAGCTCGCGAGCCGGATCGCCGCGGTGATCCAAGCCGAAGCGGGCCTGCCGACATCGGAAGCCGAGCTGCTGGCGCGCGGCGTGATGGGGATCGCAGAGTCGTCGGCGCAGTGGTGGCTGGAACACCGCGCCGTTCCGCGGGAGCGCGTGGTCGCCGACCTGTCGGAGCTCGCCTGGCGTGGGCTCGCCGGACTACCACGTCGCGGGGTCGAGTGA
- the pyk gene encoding pyruvate kinase, which yields MRGTKLVCTIGPATVHRLGELVATGMDVARVNLSHGTEAEHARAVAGVREASEQTGRPVGILMDLPGPKIRLGEISGGSVEIETGATFDLRADDEPGDAIGAPVSHRGLGLDLRPGDRVFLADGAVELMVTEAGPSGVRTRVTRGGTVRSRSGVNVPSDRLSLPAVTDADRQGLAQAIRLGADFVAQSFVRGSEDVRALRALCDGVSLRLMAKIETRAAIDDAEAILREADAIMLARGDLGVEIPYEKIPAIQRRLVAQAVAAGVPVVVATQMLESMTSSPRPTRAEAADVATAVLQSADGILLSAETAIGSYPIEAARAACRIAEETEREPPLPGVATAIEDDDVEEAAVARAAAALAERNRDVRLIAGFTRTGRTAELLSAARPSVPVVAFSPDDGIVRRLTILRGVRPLGSSAPEDTDAMIAMMDRGLRDSELAEPGHVVVMVASIPAGRTRTNMLKVHHLGDPAA from the coding sequence GTGCGCGGGACCAAGCTCGTCTGCACCATCGGCCCGGCGACCGTTCACCGGCTCGGCGAGCTCGTCGCCACCGGGATGGACGTCGCGCGGGTGAACCTGTCCCACGGCACCGAGGCCGAGCACGCTCGCGCCGTCGCCGGCGTTCGGGAGGCGTCCGAACAGACCGGTCGGCCCGTCGGCATTCTCATGGATCTGCCCGGCCCAAAGATCCGGCTGGGCGAGATCTCCGGCGGATCGGTCGAGATCGAGACGGGCGCGACGTTCGACCTTCGCGCCGACGACGAGCCCGGCGACGCGATCGGGGCGCCCGTGAGCCACCGCGGGCTGGGGCTCGATCTGCGGCCGGGCGACCGTGTCTTCCTCGCCGACGGGGCGGTCGAACTGATGGTCACGGAGGCCGGGCCCAGCGGCGTGCGAACGCGGGTGACGCGCGGGGGGACCGTCCGCTCGCGATCAGGCGTGAACGTTCCCTCGGACCGGCTCTCGCTCCCCGCCGTCACAGACGCGGATCGGCAGGGGCTCGCACAGGCCATCCGGCTCGGCGCCGATTTCGTCGCGCAATCGTTCGTGCGCGGGAGCGAGGACGTCCGCGCGCTCCGCGCACTCTGCGACGGCGTTTCCCTGCGACTGATGGCGAAGATCGAGACCAGGGCGGCGATCGACGACGCCGAGGCCATCTTGCGCGAAGCCGACGCGATCATGCTCGCGCGCGGGGACCTGGGGGTGGAGATCCCCTACGAGAAGATCCCCGCGATCCAACGCCGGCTCGTTGCGCAAGCGGTCGCGGCCGGCGTGCCCGTCGTGGTAGCCACGCAGATGCTCGAGTCGATGACGTCGTCACCCCGGCCCACGCGCGCAGAAGCCGCCGACGTGGCGACCGCGGTGCTACAGAGCGCCGACGGCATCCTCCTGTCGGCGGAGACGGCCATCGGCTCGTATCCGATCGAGGCGGCGCGGGCGGCATGCCGGATCGCCGAGGAGACTGAGCGCGAACCGCCGCTCCCGGGTGTGGCCACCGCGATCGAGGACGACGACGTCGAAGAGGCCGCGGTAGCGAGAGCCGCCGCGGCGCTGGCCGAGCGGAACCGCGACGTTCGGCTCATCGCCGGGTTCACGCGTACGGGCCGAACGGCCGAGCTGTTGTCGGCTGCCAGGCCCAGCGTTCCGGTCGTGGCGTTCTCGCCGGATGACGGGATCGTTCGCCGACTCACGATCCTGCGCGGCGTACGGCCCCTCGGATCGTCGGCGCCCGAGGACACCGACGCGATGATCGCCATGATGGATCGAGGCCTCCGCGACTCCGAGCTCGCCGAGCCGGGTCACGTCGTGGTGATGGTCGCGTCGATCCCGGCAGGAAGGACGCGGACCAACATGCTCAAGGTGCATCACCTCGGCGACCCTGCGGCGTAA